The Alosa alosa isolate M-15738 ecotype Scorff River chromosome 11, AALO_Geno_1.1, whole genome shotgun sequence sequence TTCTCCGCCACACCTCAGGGGACAACTGGTTACCCTCAACACCCTGTTCATCACTGGTGGCCAATTTATTGCCAGTATTGTTGATGGAGCTTTCAGCTATCTGCACCATGGTGGCTGGAGGTATTTCCAATTTAACCTTGTTATTAACACTTAACACCCAATAATAGAATATGAATATTAGCTCCTTTTAGTTTAATCTCTTTAGTATTGGTATAATAATACCACATACCATGGTATCCTTGTATAATATGGTAAAAGGACATTACATAGTGGGCAATATCTCAATATCTCTTTTTCCACATCTGGGCAGTTCACACTACCCTGAATAATCCTGGTTGTACTCCATActaatgttttctctcataGTATAGTTATGTGGATTCCCCCTTGCCCTCAGGGAAGAACATCAATAATCTTCTTGGTTGTAAACAATAAAGAGTAAGCAGTGCGTTGTAATGGTCTTAAAGAGCCGTGTTGTGATCACTTCAGGTACATGTTTGGCCTCTCAGTGGTACCAGCTCTGCTGCAGTTCCTTGGCTTCCTCTGCCTCCCTGAGAGTCCACGCTGGCTCCTCCAGAAGGGACTCCTCCAGAAGGCCCGGCAGGAGCTCAGCAAGATCCGAGGAACTGCACACGTGGATGAGGAATATGATGCCATTAAGACCAGCATTGAAGCTGAGAGGGATTCTGGAGGAGGTGAATAAACAAATATGTATCTGTGACAGCATCCATTTATGGCCTATGAACATTTGTAGAATATTTGTCAGTATTACATTCTCACTGATTGCCTTCCATCATGCAGAAGGTGGGTTAAGTTAATAGGATTTGTTCTTTGAGATCTCTACAAATGCAGGCAATAGAGGCTGcttgaaaatgtagtcagattttttttgcaTCATAAAGGGAAATGGCTCAGCAAGGAGATCAAATCACTGTacttagaaagaaagaaagcatttCAGAGTGGTGATGTATGTCAATACACTATAGCTAAATATACTTTTGAACAAGCAGTTAAAAAGGCTAAAGCCAACTACAGGGCCAAACTAGAAACCAAACTCAATGCTCATGACAGCAAGGGTGTTTGGAACAGTCTATAGCAGATTACCAATTACAAATCTAGCAATGCAGTTCTATATGATGACCCCCTGCTCCCTGACAAAGTAAATGAATTCTACTTCAGATTTGACTATAAGTCCATAGACAGCTCCAACCTCCCCTATgatgccactctccttgacccACCATTTTTGATAGAAGAGCATGAGGTCAGGAATCTGTTGAAAAGACAACAGCAGGAAAGCAGCTGACTCTGACTCGGTCTCTGCAGCCACTATCAAATGGTGTGCCGATGAGCTGTCTATGCTATTTACTGACATATTTAACTGGTCTCTGAAAGAATGTCAGGTCCCAACATGTTTTAAATCTGCCATAGTTATTTCCATACCCAAAAAGACTAACATCAGTTATCTTAATGACTATAGACCAGTGGCCTTAACTTCCAtcataatgaaagtgtttgaGCGACTAGTGGCTAACCACCTGCCTAGTGGGTTACTTGATCCATTTTACTCATGACATCTTACAACAACTAGAAGAGAAAGCCACATATGCACGGGTACTGTTCATTGATTTTAGCTCTGCTTTTAATAACATCATCCCAGTAAGACTGTTTGAGAAACATATTGAACTTTTTAACCAATACGTAGATGCACTGTAAGTCTCAACATCTCCAAAACTAAGGAAATGGTAGTAGACTTCCATAAAAATAGAAATAGGCTTTCACCTCTGATCATCACTGACCAAGCCGTGAGTGGGTGAACAGTTTCAAGTTCCTGGGTACCACCATCTCCTTCAACCTCAAATGTTTTCTTAAtgttaaacacattgtgaagaAGGCTCACCAGTGCCTGTTCTTTCTTCGCCAACTGAGGAAATTCAAGGTGTCTAAGGCTGGAATGAGGGACTTCTACAGAGCTGTGATAGAGGCTGTGATAGAGGGCCGACGACAAGAGGGTGCTAAATAGGGTTGTCTAGACAGCGTCAAAAATCATAGGGCAGGACCTCCCTGACATCAAGGACATAATAACACTCGACTGCTTAAAATGGGAGGGGAAATAGTCAGGGAGCCCTCCCATCCTGCCAATAGTCACCCCTCTTCCTTCAGGAAAAAGGCTTAAAAGCATCACAGCCAGAACTTTTCACCAAGATTCACCAACAGTACATATCCCCAGACAGTAAGAACCCTCAACATCCCAACATCCTAGAGTATCTGATCTGCACAGGACCTGGTTGTGTCCTCCTCAGAGTCAGTTTTCAGGCACTAACActactgttttgttttctttatcttttttattttgttttattgtgcaAGTAATTTATTTAACTATAGGGCTTCAGACACTCCTGTATTTTATCCATTTGCATTTTATTCTGTCCTCTGTGTAGATGTCTTGTGCTGTGTATGGTGTCTTACtgtatgtgttgtctgtctgtACTATATGAGCCTAAGCACTAAACCAAATTCCAGGCTATGTTCCATTGCACTGGCAATAAAacattgacttgacttgacttgaaaagCCTCTAGACTGTAAGATGTTTTAAGGCATGATGGAAGAACAGCATtactaggggtgtaaaggtgCACATTTGTACTGAACCGTTTAAGTGCAGGATGTTACAGAAACACATTTGACAcacttttcaaaatactattctTTATATGTGTTGAGCATCAGCAATATTGTCAGTGAATATCAGGCTAGCAGGACTTACAGGTTTACTGTACCGAAAATGAACCGATCCTGTCCTGCAGATGGTCCAGTGCTCTGTCGTATCCTGGCCAGTCCCCCAGTGCGACGGGCCCTGCTTGTTGGATGTGGGCTTCAGATGTTCCAACAGCTGTCTGGGATCAACACAGTCATGTAAGTTTTCTAAAATCTCCTCAATTATATTTCAGGACTGAAATCTAAATGTCAGCCTTTCatagtttgtgtgaatgtatacTTTCTCATATGTTTGTTAAACTGGAGATCCTCTTAGTTGTACACAGGTTAAGCTGTGAAATTCCTTGGGCCCTAGTTTGGCGGAGGAAACTTGGTCAAAAACGGCCTATTCCACCCTGGCACCAAGGTGCGGTTGTGGGAGTAGTGACATATTCTTCAATTTCAATGTGTCAATCATATACAAATCTGGTCTCATAAAAATGGCAACAATACACTatcaatattatatattatattatatatcaaTATTGCAAAGTGACACTATGCTCCACTGTGTCCGTGTTATAATGCTCCAGTATAAACCAGCAATCCCACACCctagatagcaaaatcagattggcagatagtgGACTGCCAGTGGTATGCCGTAGgtggcgtgccacttgtggtccgctgttggaccaccatctctttaaatttaactcgtcatcaatataaaaaaaaatattaaaatgatatatggagtataactgaacaaatgaaaacaatttTAGACCATTAGTGGCAAtatattgggcaatttgtctgtAACCCGCCAGCGGACtgccagagaaccgatgagcaaaatgtCAGCGGACCGCCAGATCTGCTCCCAGTGGGCCGCCAGTGGTCCAGCAGCCCCATGCTATCTGGGACTTAAAGCCCATTTTCAAGTGTTTTCTGTATGTTTCCCTTTATCTGCCCTGCATATACAAAAGCAACATTTCTGTCCATGTCACCAGCAAAGAGTTTCAGTACATATAGTGTTATAGAGTTAAATGATAATGCAACTGGAATTCAGCACTCTTTCATTTGTATAGAGTGATTAAGTAGTAGCTTGTTTATAATTGTTTGCTTATATTATTGAATTCCCAGGTAAATTAACCACCTTTAGTCTCTTCTCAGGTATTATAGTGCCACCATATTGCAGATGGCAGGTGTGCGGGATGATAAAATGGCCATTTGGCTAGCAGCGGGCACTGCTGGCACCAATTTCCTCTTTACTCTGGTGGGGGTGTGGCTTGTGGAAAGGGTTGGGCGCCGGAAATTGACTCTGGCCAGTATTGTTGGTAAGGCAAATGCAGACTTGCCAAGTAATCAATTGGCATATTTTATAACCAGCATAACATGGTGTTACCGTGTTAATGTAAAGACAGCTTTGTTTTCATcagacgtgtctgtgtgtgtgtgtgtgtgtgtgtgtgtgtgtgtgtgtgtgtgtgtgtgtgtgggtgtactgtGTATCAGGTACAGCTTTGAGTTTGGCTGTGCTGGCTGTTGGGTTTCTGTTGTCCGCCCAGTTGTCTCCCCCAGTCAATTTCCATCCCATCGGCCCTGTTCTGAACTCCTCCTGCACACAGTACAGGTAGGAATGCTTGCATTCAACCTCTCACTAATCAGCTTACACACTCAAAGACAGCACACCTGTGTTTTGTTACAGAGTCcctatgtttttttctgttcttaGAATTGTGAAGCATCTAAATCTATTCTAGTAGACCACAAAATGAAATGATGTACAGTGAAAATTAGCAGAATAGGGTCTGTAATAATAACTACTGTATTCTTTGAGACTGTATTACTATAtgagggcaattccacgcaaaactgtcacatctataatggcaacacaatgccatggtattgtatttgcatttgattgcatttcttttttttccgtaAGTGTGGAATAGTGAAGTAATAACCTGACATTTTTGTTGCAGTTTCTGTGAGCCCTGCATGCTTGATCCAGATTGTGGTTTCTGCTACCGGGAGAATGGCACGTCTTTGTTTGACACATCTTGTGTCTCTGTCAATCAAGCCAACACCGAGGAGGCCTCATCGGGCAGGTGGGGAACTGGGAGAGACCATTTTTATCTCCTCAGCATGTCACATCTTCTCTTCTTGTCAAGTCATGTTGTGGTCTATACTTGACCTATACTTTAGCTGGATGTcataaataatttttgttttatttgtaggTGTTCCAATTCCTCTCAGGAAAATTCTGGGATATTCTGGGCTTATAATTATTGCCCTACTCCCTACTCATGGGTTGTCCTGCTGGGACTTATTCTGTACTTGGTCTTCTTTGCTCCTGGTAAGAACTCAGAGAGTATAGGAGGTCAGGCAGCATGTTTGTTCAATATCTGTGCAGTCGCTCTAAAACTGCATTAGCTGAATATCTGTGGTGGTTGACCCCTCTGTAGGTATGGGACCTATGCCCTGGACTGTCAACTCTGAGATCTATCCTCTGTGGGCAAGGAGTACAGGAAATGCTTGTTCAGCTGGCGTCAACTGGACCTGCAACGTCTTGGTGTCTCTGACATTCCTGCATGTGGCAGAGTACCTCACTTACTACGGTGGGATTGATTATCTGATAATATAATCtcaaaatgattaaaatgatgGATATCTGTTAAGTTTTTTTAATAGTATAGAATTAAAAAATGATAATGTTGTATGTATCTCTTATGTTAGAGAAGTAGCCCTCTGCTGTGTTGGTGGGAGTGCTGAAGTGGTGTTGTATGTGATGTGTCAGGTGCGTTATGCTGAAGTGGTTTTATATGTGCTGTGTCAGGTGCGTTCTTCCTCTACTCGGGCCTGGCTCTGCTGGGCTTCCTCTTTATCTTCAGCTGCCTGCCCGAGACCAAAGGCCAGCAGCTGGAGGACATAGAGGCCCTGTTTACGGAGCAGCTGTGCACCTGTGGGAACTCTGGCGCCTCCCACAGACACTACATCAGGGTAAACGACGGCAACTATCAGTCTGAAAATGAGGTGTCGGATGAAGAGTTACCCTAAGAAGGTGTGGAGACTGGGTGTCAATCTTTCGTTTCTGTTTCCGGAGTTAGGGTTGGGTGAGCGAAACTGCATTCACTTTGATGACCTTTGCTCTGCATGCACTCCAGAGAATCAGCACTTTTGTTCACAGAACTTCAGCTATTTCGATGACCCTTGCTCTTATTGCTTTTCAAACAAGTTTATGCTGTGAAGGTCTATGCTGTTGATCAGTATAGCATATGTTACAAAATAgtgaaattatttatttacttgaaTATGTGTTGTGAATTAAAATAGTCACGTTACAAAATTAgcacacccatgctaaagttgtctaaaaagaggaataaaagagATTggcatgtgatgatgtggggctattttaattccaaaagccaatggaactttatcaggatgcatagtatcatggatccatgaaataactggcctttaaaaactTTGTAATGTGACTGTAACTTTCAATtctggaaagagaaagatacaTTGAAAAACTGTAAATCATATGCCTTAAATATATTTTAGTTTTCTAAGCTACACCAGTAAGCAAGAAAAACCCttgaaaatttttttttttttcaatcgtGAAAGGGTTATGTTGAGCTCTTCTTGGGCGCTTTTTGTTCACTCATGTTAATTGAGACTTTccaagtaagtataagtatatatactcttttgatctgcacttatcccaatccgtgaattagtgaaacacactcagcacacagtgaacacacagtgaggtgaaacacacactaatcccgacgcagtgagctgcctgctacagcggcgctcagggagcagtgaggggctcaagggcacttcagccattcctactggtcggggtttgaaccggcaaccctccggttacaagtccgaagagcTAACCGATAGGCCACAAGTGACAAGTTTCAATTAGGCTGATTATGATAATGTCAACAGTGCGCAAAGCAGTCAAGAAGGTAAATGGACGGATGCTATTTTGAAGAATCTAATgcattaaataaaacaaaagtaTGTTTCATGAATCAGTTTCTTGAAAGTAGCCTCCAATAACTTTCATGACTGCACACTATTGGCATAATCATAACCAACTTCAAGAGATGATTATCTGGAGTGCTCAACATGTATAGGAGCTCCTTCAGGACTGTGGCTGAGAGAATGCCAAGATTATGACATTTGAAAAGCCTAAAATATAAAACATGCTTTAAAAATAGTAGAATAGATAATATAGGAGTAACAGTGTCCAAACGTTTTACTGgtagtgtacatatttgatcTGCTTATGATAAATACTGAGAATACCTCATAAATATCTTGTAACTAAATAACAACATGTTATTTTGGTGGGATGACAAGATTCTATGGTGATGGAACTGTAAAGTTGTCCAACAGCAGATGTCATTTGTACGTTTTGACAATTCAACAATGATTCATTTCCCAGCCCCAAATGGAGTTAACCCAAATGCACTATGGATCGCTGAAACGAAATACCGCTGTTTCATACATAACAGTGAGTAATGCAAACGCACATTAATGGACATGGCACAACTACATGAATAATAACAGTAGTTATTGAAGCCTTATTCTGCACTTTACTAATAGTTTTACCCTTCTTCACACCATCATTTATCTTCAGTTGTCGTAGTGCTACAACAGTTCCCCCTCATGGAATGCATTACTGGGAACAATACAGTGTAAGTAGCTTTCTTGAAGACAGAAGGCCTCTGTTTCTGTTAGTTTTCTTTCTTTGGTTTGTTGATTTTTGAATTTCAATCATTTTTGCCTTTTGCAGAACACATGTTGTCGCTGCTTTtggagtaggcctactctgtgtAATTTAACTGATATGTATTATTTTCTGGAtggcattttgttgttttggaaGCAGTCCTCTTAATACACAGCCACAGGGATCCAATTGTATTGTGCAATGCAGTGTATGTTGCTAGTTTCTAACAGTGAAAGGCTATGATCTGCCATTTATCAAAGGGacggtttatttatttgtctagATGAATGATTGCATATTTGGTTTTAGTTGACCACATCATAAAGTCTGTATAGGATTTCTCTCGAAAATGTATAAGATAATGAATAATTATTTCTGTCCATTAA is a genomic window containing:
- the slc2a13b gene encoding solute carrier family 2 member 13b isoform X3, encoding MTKSMESEGKTDDERSLIRTSADQSINTPDSDHVTGFKDATHSFVYVLSFFSALGGFLFGYDTGVVSGAMLLLKKEMNLSALWQELLVSSTVGAAALSALAGGYLNGLYGRRVCILLASFIFTVGGLMLSLGPNKEVLLLGRLIVGLGIGIASMTVPVYIAEVSPPHLRGQLVTLNTLFITGGQFIASIVDGAFSYLHHGGWRYMFGLSVVPALLQFLGFLCLPESPRWLLQKGLLQKARQELSKIRGTAHVDEEYDAIKTSIEAERDSGGDGPVLCRILASPPVRRALLVGCGLQMFQQLSGINTVMYYSATILQMAGVRDDKMAIWLAAGTAGTNFLFTLVGVWLVERVGRRKLTLASIVGTALSLAVLAVGFLLSAQLSPPVNFHPIGPVLNSSCTQYSFCEPCMLDPDCGFCYRENGTSLFDTSCVSVNQANTEEASSGRCSNSSQENSGIFWAYNYCPTPYSWVVLLGLILYLVFFAPGMGPMPWTVNSEIYPLWARSTGNACSAGVNWTCNVLVSLTFLHVAEYLTYYGAFFLYSGLALLGFLFIFSCLPETKGQQLEDIEALFTEQLCTCGNSGASHRHYIRPQMELTQMHYGSLKRNTAVSYITVSNANAH
- the slc2a13b gene encoding solute carrier family 2 member 13b isoform X1; translation: MFSKQGDNGHKLINMTKSMESEGKTDDERSLIRTSADQSINTPDSDHVTGFKDATHSFVYVLSFFSALGGFLFGYDTGVVSGAMLLLKKEMNLSALWQELLVSSTVGAAALSALAGGYLNGLYGRRVCILLASFIFTVGGLMLSLGPNKEVLLLGRLIVGLGIGIASMTVPVYIAEVSPPHLRGQLVTLNTLFITGGQFIASIVDGAFSYLHHGGWRYMFGLSVVPALLQFLGFLCLPESPRWLLQKGLLQKARQELSKIRGTAHVDEEYDAIKTSIEAERDSGGDGPVLCRILASPPVRRALLVGCGLQMFQQLSGINTVMYYSATILQMAGVRDDKMAIWLAAGTAGTNFLFTLVGVWLVERVGRRKLTLASIVGTALSLAVLAVGFLLSAQLSPPVNFHPIGPVLNSSCTQYSFCEPCMLDPDCGFCYRENGTSLFDTSCVSVNQANTEEASSGRCSNSSQENSGIFWAYNYCPTPYSWVVLLGLILYLVFFAPGMGPMPWTVNSEIYPLWARSTGNACSAGVNWTCNVLVSLTFLHVAEYLTYYGAFFLYSGLALLGFLFIFSCLPETKGQQLEDIEALFTEQLCTCGNSGASHRHYIRPQMELTQMHYGSLKRNTAVSYITVSNANAH
- the slc2a13b gene encoding solute carrier family 2 member 13b isoform X2; the encoded protein is MFSKQGDNGHKLINMTKSMESEGKTDDERSLIRTSADQSINTPDSDHVTGFKDATHSFVYVLSFFSALGGFLFGYDTGVVSGAMLLLKKEMNLSALWQELLVSSTVGAAALSALAGGYLNGLYGRRVCILLASFIFTVGGLMLSLGPNKEVLLLGRLIVGLGIGIASMTVPVYIAEVSPPHLRGQLVTLNTLFITGGQFIASIVDGAFSYLHHGGWRYMFGLSVVPALLQFLGFLCLPESPRWLLQKGLLQKARQELSKIRGTAHVDEEYDAIKTSIEAERDSGGDGPVLCRILASPPVRRALLVGCGLQMFQQLSGINTVMYYSATILQMAGVRDDKMAIWLAAGTAGTNFLFTLVGVWLVERVGRRKLTLASIVGTALSLAVLAVGFLLSAQLSPPVNFHPIGPVLNSSCTQYSFCEPCMLDPDCGFCYRENGTSLFDTSCVSVNQANTEEASSGRCSNSSQENSGIFWAYNYCPTPYSWVVLLGLILYLVFFAPGMGPMPWTVNSEIYPLWARSTGNACSAGVNWTCNVLVSLTFLHVAEYLTYYGAFFLYSGLALLGFLFIFSCLPETKGQQLEDIEALFTEQLCTCGNSGASHRHYIRPQMELTQMHYGSLKRNTAVSYITLS